A window from Balearica regulorum gibbericeps isolate bBalReg1 chromosome 1, bBalReg1.pri, whole genome shotgun sequence encodes these proteins:
- the FAM131B gene encoding protein FAM131B isoform X2 — protein sequence MKDHVTKPTAMGQGRVAHMIEWQGWGKGNSQQQQHTHETARKDADAYSDLSDGEKEARFLAGVMEQFAISEATLMAWSSMDGEDVSVNSNQENPAGNYSENYQELMESQEHMAQTQYDSWPHSYVSQGMYCLGSSDAWETSDQSLIASPATGSYLGQNFDESQTNLQESILIQSSLLQQQQLQQQRQEQNFIQSTGLVHVWPLQTAQGGGGAESSTYMEDHIEDEGNPRLEKAPLLNKKPSPEEDDAVCRDLESLSPREEMEHAALSRKVSDVTSSGVQSFDEEEGETNN from the exons ATGAAGGACCATGTCACAAAGCCAACGGCTATGGGCCAAGGCCGTGTGGCTCACATGATTGAATGGCAAGGCTGGGGCAAAGGtaacagccagcagcagcagcacacgcATGAGACAGCACGCAAAGACGCTGATGCCTACTCAGACCTGAGTGATGGTGAAAAGGAGGCCCGGTTCCTTGCAG GAGTGATGGAACAATTTGCTATTTCTGAGGCAACTCTCATGGCCTGGTCCTCCATGGATGGTGAGGATGTGAGTGTAAACTCAAATCAGGAGAACCCAGCAGGCAACTACTCTGAGAACTATCAGGAGCTAATGGAGAGCCAAG AGCATATGGCCCAGACGCAGTATGATAGCTGGCCTCATTCCTACGTCTCGCAGGGCATGTATTGCTTAGGTTCATCTGATGCCTGGGAGACCAGTGACCAGTCCCTCATCGCTTCCCCAGCAACTGGCTCCTACTTAGGCCAGAATTTTGATGAGTCCCAGACAAAccttcaggaaagcattttaattcagagcagccttctccagcagcaacaGCTGCAGCAACAGCGGCAGGAGCAGAACTTCATCCAGAGCACGGGGCTGGTCCACGTGTGGCCCCTGCAGACTGCTCAGGGTGGGGGTGGGGCTGAGTCCAGCACGTACATGGAGGACCACATTGAGGATGAAGGGAACCCACGGCTGGAGAAGGCTCCTCTCCTAAACAAGAAGCCCTCTCCAGAGGAGGATGATGCAGTGTGCCGGGACCTGGAATCACTGTCTCCTCGAGAGGAGATGGAACATGCTGCACTGAGCCGCAAAGTCTCAGATGTCACTTCCTCTGGGGTGCAGTCCTTTGatgaggaagagggagaaacaaACAACTGA
- the FAM131B gene encoding protein FAM131B isoform X1: MGCIGSRTVGNEVIAVDWKGLKDVDQINMDSTSSLHGSSFHRPSTEQTRTDFSWDGINLSMEDTTSILPKLKRNSNAYGIGALAKSSFSGISRSMKDHVTKPTAMGQGRVAHMIEWQGWGKGNSQQQQHTHETARKDADAYSDLSDGEKEARFLAGVMEQFAISEATLMAWSSMDGEDVSVNSNQENPAGNYSENYQELMESQEHMAQTQYDSWPHSYVSQGMYCLGSSDAWETSDQSLIASPATGSYLGQNFDESQTNLQESILIQSSLLQQQQLQQQRQEQNFIQSTGLVHVWPLQTAQGGGGAESSTYMEDHIEDEGNPRLEKAPLLNKKPSPEEDDAVCRDLESLSPREEMEHAALSRKVSDVTSSGVQSFDEEEGETNN; the protein is encoded by the exons GAAACGAGGTGATTGCAGTAGACTGGAAGGGACTGAAAGATGTGGACCAGATCAATATGGACAGCACCAGTTCACTGCATGGCAGCAGCTTCCATCGACCTTCCACTGAG CAAACACGGACAGATTTCTCCTGGGATGGTATCAAT ctcTCCATGGAAGATACGACCTCCATCCTCCCCAAGCTGAAACGCAACTCCAATGCTTATGGGATTGGGGCTTTGGCTAAATCATCTTTCTCTG GGATATCTCGCAGCATGAAGGACCATGTCACAAAGCCAACGGCTATGGGCCAAGGCCGTGTGGCTCACATGATTGAATGGCAAGGCTGGGGCAAAGGtaacagccagcagcagcagcacacgcATGAGACAGCACGCAAAGACGCTGATGCCTACTCAGACCTGAGTGATGGTGAAAAGGAGGCCCGGTTCCTTGCAG GAGTGATGGAACAATTTGCTATTTCTGAGGCAACTCTCATGGCCTGGTCCTCCATGGATGGTGAGGATGTGAGTGTAAACTCAAATCAGGAGAACCCAGCAGGCAACTACTCTGAGAACTATCAGGAGCTAATGGAGAGCCAAG AGCATATGGCCCAGACGCAGTATGATAGCTGGCCTCATTCCTACGTCTCGCAGGGCATGTATTGCTTAGGTTCATCTGATGCCTGGGAGACCAGTGACCAGTCCCTCATCGCTTCCCCAGCAACTGGCTCCTACTTAGGCCAGAATTTTGATGAGTCCCAGACAAAccttcaggaaagcattttaattcagagcagccttctccagcagcaacaGCTGCAGCAACAGCGGCAGGAGCAGAACTTCATCCAGAGCACGGGGCTGGTCCACGTGTGGCCCCTGCAGACTGCTCAGGGTGGGGGTGGGGCTGAGTCCAGCACGTACATGGAGGACCACATTGAGGATGAAGGGAACCCACGGCTGGAGAAGGCTCCTCTCCTAAACAAGAAGCCCTCTCCAGAGGAGGATGATGCAGTGTGCCGGGACCTGGAATCACTGTCTCCTCGAGAGGAGATGGAACATGCTGCACTGAGCCGCAAAGTCTCAGATGTCACTTCCTCTGGGGTGCAGTCCTTTGatgaggaagagggagaaacaaACAACTGA